A portion of the Rhodanobacter sp. AS-Z3 genome contains these proteins:
- a CDS encoding LysM peptidoglycan-binding domain-containing protein: protein MTLIRPRHHRRHLPACIPVAALLALLALSGCAQLGKLKSRTGKQPTATSTERTRTTPLRTTATSSDPSLAAIVNDQLQHGHYAEGEQALRRYLVQHRGDRSAQAMLSQLTANPEQWLGHTSQPHIVQSGDSYSTLAARYLGDGSLFLILARYNHSTNPSLLRVGETVQVPTAIAGAAPTASEASANTPAISAIAISPTVAEDRPPARESPATKAKRLQRESLVLLDQGHKEQALARLDEALIADPQLQPDGIGALALRKDLLTSLHQRAVVLYRDQRLDAAIALWDRVLALDPHYEPAIVYRTRALELKRRLKQL from the coding sequence ATGACCTTGATTCGACCACGGCACCACCGCCGGCATTTGCCGGCATGCATCCCTGTGGCGGCGCTACTGGCCCTTCTGGCCCTGTCAGGCTGCGCACAGTTGGGCAAGCTCAAGTCACGGACCGGCAAGCAGCCAACCGCTACTTCGACGGAGCGCACCCGTACGACGCCGCTCCGTACGACGGCAACCAGCAGCGACCCGTCACTCGCGGCGATCGTCAACGACCAGCTTCAGCACGGCCACTATGCGGAAGGCGAACAGGCGCTGCGCCGGTATCTTGTGCAGCATCGCGGTGACCGGTCAGCGCAGGCCATGCTGAGCCAACTGACCGCCAATCCGGAGCAGTGGCTGGGGCATACATCGCAACCCCATATCGTGCAGTCCGGTGACAGCTACAGCACGCTGGCGGCTCGCTATCTGGGTGACGGCAGTCTGTTTCTGATCCTCGCCCGCTACAACCACTCGACCAATCCGTCGCTGCTGCGCGTGGGTGAGACGGTGCAAGTGCCGACCGCAATCGCTGGCGCAGCACCCACCGCCAGCGAGGCCAGCGCAAACACCCCGGCAATATCGGCCATTGCCATCTCGCCGACGGTTGCGGAAGACCGGCCTCCGGCCCGGGAATCACCCGCAACCAAGGCGAAACGGCTGCAGCGCGAAAGCCTGGTTCTGCTCGATCAGGGCCACAAGGAGCAGGCGCTGGCGCGGCTCGACGAAGCACTGATCGCCGACCCCCAATTGCAGCCCGACGGCATCGGCGCCCTGGCCTTGCGCAAGGATCTGCTGACCTCACTCCACCAGCGCGCCGTGGTGCTGTATCGCGACCAGCGCCTAGACGCAGCGATAGCCTTGTGGGATCGCGTACTGGCGCTTGATCCACATTACGAACCAGCGATCGTCTATCGAACCCGCGCACTCGAACTCAAGCGTCGACTCAAGCAACTCTGA
- a CDS encoding FHA domain-containing protein, with translation MNSPDKNPLHLVGKRSAGPQGTQLFSAAELRQYASEMEQAPDGRASVHEPVLEGLSAGFEGRRFSLRSGRQTLGRGSNNDIVADDPSVSSAHAWIINQHGHYVIMNTLSTNGTFVNDKRIHEAILKHGDHIRLGQAEFVFLTRERGLAGASRLRWVAAGLLVLIALGAAAWWLL, from the coding sequence ATGAACAGCCCTGATAAAAACCCGCTTCACCTTGTCGGAAAGCGGTCTGCGGGGCCGCAAGGCACCCAACTGTTTTCCGCAGCGGAATTGCGTCAGTACGCCAGTGAAATGGAGCAGGCACCGGACGGTCGGGCCAGCGTTCACGAGCCGGTATTGGAAGGCCTCAGCGCCGGATTCGAAGGCCGCCGGTTTTCGTTGCGCTCAGGCCGGCAAACCCTGGGGCGGGGCAGCAACAACGACATTGTCGCGGACGACCCCAGCGTGTCGTCGGCTCACGCCTGGATCATCAATCAGCACGGGCACTACGTGATCATGAATACGCTGTCCACCAACGGCACGTTCGTGAACGACAAGCGCATCCACGAAGCGATCCTGAAACACGGTGACCACATCCGGCTGGGCCAGGCAGAGTTCGTGTTTCTGACCCGCGAGCGCGGCCTTGCTGGTGCGTCGCGTTTACGCTGGGTGGCGGCCGGCTTGCTGGTGCTCATCGCGCTGGGCGCCGCTGCCTGGTGGTTGCTCTGA
- a CDS encoding protein kinase: MSEPAVTQNVGRYRIDGVLGEGAMAVVYAGFDPDIEREVAIKCLHREVAADPAYRQRFLVEARAAGQLTHPHIVTVFDAGETGDGRAYIAMERLSGETLASRVAREGFPPLPAIIELIMQVAAALDYAHAHGVVHHDIKPENIMLADGWQQAKVNDFGIADLRRSLGDGDALRAEVAGTPAYMAPEHLRGERTDARSDLFSLGVVLYWLLAGKLPWRDIADVRELMLERQRLPRPALQPRDPSTPAILLDIVHALLAPAPAERYQQGAEVVEDLRLARRECERRAETPLATRLLSLRMRWVGVLGVLLSVTLLLGLAAIHAKQNAAITGLARDFGSSLGRMVASESAEDLLLGDRAATRALVQDIARNQQIHYLAVADRGGEIIASTRPDQVGQKLPALSGQQALSPSGDIQGYRSSMINGSGLDEMLLFDVPVHYQSAVVGELRLGISDAPLRAAQKTTLWVIIAVLLATLAVVVGAAWWMSRRLLSLLDMLGNALLKVAHGDFRYRIRLVRRDELGRLFATFNVMNRALQATPNRLKDSPPPAQTEDIARPTQILSAADRPAGSRSPRG; encoded by the coding sequence GTGAGCGAGCCAGCCGTGACGCAGAACGTGGGTCGCTACCGTATCGATGGCGTGTTGGGCGAGGGCGCCATGGCGGTGGTCTACGCTGGCTTCGATCCGGACATCGAGCGCGAGGTAGCGATCAAATGCCTGCATCGGGAGGTCGCTGCCGATCCTGCCTACCGGCAGCGGTTTCTGGTCGAGGCCCGGGCAGCAGGCCAGCTGACCCATCCGCATATCGTGACGGTGTTCGATGCCGGGGAAACCGGCGACGGCCGTGCTTACATCGCGATGGAACGGCTGTCGGGCGAGACCCTGGCCAGTCGTGTTGCGCGTGAAGGGTTTCCACCGCTGCCGGCGATCATCGAGTTGATCATGCAGGTCGCTGCTGCGCTGGATTATGCGCATGCGCACGGCGTCGTTCACCACGACATCAAACCCGAGAACATCATGCTGGCCGACGGCTGGCAGCAGGCCAAGGTCAACGACTTCGGCATCGCCGATCTGCGCCGGTCACTCGGCGACGGCGACGCGCTGCGCGCGGAGGTTGCCGGCACCCCGGCCTACATGGCTCCGGAACATTTGCGCGGTGAGCGGACCGACGCACGCAGCGATCTGTTTTCGCTGGGCGTGGTGCTGTACTGGCTGCTTGCGGGAAAATTGCCATGGCGCGATATCGCGGACGTGCGCGAGTTGATGCTGGAGCGCCAGCGGTTACCTCGGCCGGCGCTGCAGCCGCGCGATCCATCCACCCCGGCGATCCTGCTCGATATCGTGCATGCCTTGCTCGCCCCCGCGCCTGCGGAGCGTTATCAGCAGGGCGCCGAGGTAGTCGAGGATCTGCGCCTTGCCCGGCGCGAATGCGAGCGGCGCGCTGAAACGCCACTGGCCACTCGTCTGCTCTCTCTGCGGATGCGCTGGGTCGGTGTCCTCGGCGTTCTTTTGAGTGTGACTTTGCTGTTGGGTTTGGCCGCTATCCATGCCAAACAGAATGCAGCCATTACCGGGCTGGCGCGGGATTTTGGTAGTTCGTTGGGGCGCATGGTCGCCAGCGAATCGGCCGAGGACCTGCTGCTGGGTGATCGTGCGGCCACTCGGGCGCTGGTTCAGGACATCGCCCGAAATCAGCAGATTCATTATCTGGCAGTGGCAGACCGGGGTGGCGAGATCATTGCCAGTACCCGGCCCGATCAGGTCGGTCAAAAGCTGCCTGCGCTGAGCGGGCAGCAGGCATTGTCGCCATCGGGTGATATCCAGGGCTATCGCAGCAGCATGATCAACGGCAGCGGGCTGGACGAGATGTTGCTGTTCGATGTGCCGGTCCATTATCAATCGGCGGTGGTGGGCGAGTTGCGCCTCGGGATCAGTGACGCACCACTTCGGGCGGCACAGAAAACCACGCTGTGGGTGATCATTGCCGTATTGCTGGCGACGCTCGCGGTGGTGGTCGGCGCCGCCTGGTGGATGTCGCGACGGCTGCTGAGCTTGCTGGATATGCTTGGCAACGCGTTGCTCAAGGTGGCACACGGCGACTTCCGCTACCGGATTCGGCTGGTTCGCCGCGATGAGTTGGGGCGGTTGTTTGCTACCTTCAACGTGATGAACAGGGCATTGCAGGCCACGCCGAATCGGCTCAAGGACTCGCCCCCACCGGCGCAGACCGAGGATATCGCGCGACCGACGCAAATCCTCTCAGCTGCGGATCGCCCAGCCGGTAGCCGGTCACCGCGCGGCTAG
- the lepB gene encoding signal peptidase I, protein MRTLIRFLTRNRGFITFMLCMIMFRSAVADWNVVPTGSMQPTIRIGDRILVDKVAYDIRLPLTHVSLLHLADPQRGEIVVLDSHAANERLVKRVIGIPGDEVAMRGNVIFINGHAASYAASSYTGIHDDLRDPAHYQTERDGTLHHAIRLSDQHPSPISSFGPVKVPAGQYLLLGDDRDNSMDSRYFGFFARDEIVGRARRVIVSLDPQQHCLPRGDRFGKALD, encoded by the coding sequence ATGCGCACGCTCATCCGCTTTCTGACCCGCAACCGCGGCTTCATCACCTTCATGCTGTGCATGATCATGTTCCGCAGCGCCGTGGCCGACTGGAACGTGGTGCCAACCGGCTCGATGCAACCAACCATCCGCATTGGCGACCGCATCCTGGTCGACAAGGTGGCTTACGATATTCGCCTGCCGCTGACTCATGTATCGCTGCTGCATCTGGCCGATCCGCAACGCGGCGAAATCGTGGTGCTGGACTCGCACGCCGCCAACGAGCGACTGGTGAAACGCGTCATTGGGATACCGGGTGACGAAGTCGCCATGCGCGGCAACGTGATCTTCATCAACGGTCATGCCGCCAGTTACGCAGCCAGTAGCTACACCGGCATCCACGACGATCTGCGCGATCCCGCGCACTATCAGACCGAACGCGACGGCACGCTGCATCACGCCATTCGCCTGTCCGACCAGCACCCCAGTCCGATCAGCAGCTTCGGGCCAGTGAAGGTGCCGGCGGGCCAATACCTGCTGCTCGGCGACGACCGCGACAACAGCATGGACTCGCGCTACTTCGGTTTCTTTGCTCGCGATGAAATCGTCGGCCGCGCACGTCGTGTGATCGTTTCACTCGATCCGCAGCAACACTGCCTGCCACGCGGGGATCGCTTTGGTAAGGCGCTGGACTGA
- the tsaB gene encoding tRNA (adenosine(37)-N6)-threonylcarbamoyltransferase complex dimerization subunit type 1 TsaB produces the protein MNLLAIETATEACSVALIHGDELIARSEIAPRRHTELVLPMADDLLAEAGIARCALDAIAVGRGPGAFTGVRLGVSLAQGMALALDLPVITVSSLAALALEAPEEEGTAILAVIDARMGEIYAACYRRDDNGGLIALDEERICTAETLVLPKADAWQVVGSGWATYATVLSQRLTGTLHSADGHCYPQAAHVAELAMREFRAGRGLAPELALPVYLRDKVALTLVEQGKA, from the coding sequence ATGAATCTGCTCGCGATCGAAACCGCCACTGAAGCCTGCTCCGTTGCCCTGATCCACGGCGACGAATTGATTGCCCGCAGCGAAATCGCGCCGCGTCGACATACCGAGTTGGTGTTGCCGATGGCCGACGACCTGCTTGCCGAAGCGGGCATTGCCCGATGCGCGCTGGACGCCATTGCCGTGGGACGCGGCCCCGGCGCGTTCACCGGCGTGCGGCTGGGCGTGTCGCTGGCCCAAGGCATGGCGCTGGCGCTGGATCTGCCGGTGATCACCGTTTCCTCGCTCGCTGCACTGGCGCTGGAAGCACCGGAAGAAGAGGGCACGGCCATCCTCGCCGTGATCGATGCGCGCATGGGCGAGATCTACGCCGCCTGCTACCGCCGCGACGACAACGGCGGACTGATCGCGCTGGATGAGGAGCGTATCTGCACCGCCGAGACGCTGGTTCTGCCCAAGGCGGATGCGTGGCAAGTGGTCGGCAGCGGCTGGGCCACTTACGCCACCGTGTTGTCGCAGCGCCTCACTGGCACGCTGCATTCTGCCGATGGCCATTGCTATCCGCAGGCGGCGCATGTCGCCGAGCTGGCCATGCGCGAGTTCAGGGCCGGTCGCGGCCTGGCGCCTGAGTTGGCGCTCCCGGTTTACCTGCGCGACAAAGTGGCGCTGACCTTGGTGGAGCAGGGCAAAGCGTAG
- the creD gene encoding cell envelope integrity protein CreD — protein sequence MSSWTQTVTAKVLGIGVLALLMTIPLMQVSGLVSERQQLRSDAIKQIAQGWGGNQVLGGPVLVVPTLRQVTVEGQGATRWQEGSESVLAEALKLDVAMAVTTRGYGIYSAPVFVATVKLAAQFRAEDLASYRQASDAPWQGGKAELRLPVGDLRGLQEISELRVNGVPTRFESSADRLGGSPTVVVPINLDALGSQPIDVQISLKLAGTEALQLLPLARSTEVTMRAPWRDPSFVGAALPLEHSIDANGFSARWHLLDLNRSYGQHWSEADNMKSALQASTFGVQLYQPVDVYQRNVRAGKYGLLFIAMTFMAFFLFEVLKRLRVHPVQYLLVGAALATFYVVLLALSEQIGFGPAYALAAFSVAVLVGGYAMAVLRAKRSGLLLGGVLGLIYAMLYGLIAAEQYALLIGALVLLAMVALMMYLTRRIDWYAYVPTSAEPTAAIMDES from the coding sequence ATGAGTTCATGGACACAGACCGTCACGGCCAAGGTGCTTGGCATCGGGGTGCTGGCGTTGTTGATGACGATACCGCTGATGCAGGTGAGCGGTTTGGTCAGCGAGCGCCAGCAGTTGCGCAGTGATGCGATCAAGCAGATTGCGCAGGGTTGGGGCGGCAACCAGGTGCTGGGTGGACCGGTGCTGGTGGTGCCAACGCTGCGACAGGTGACGGTCGAAGGGCAGGGCGCAACACGCTGGCAGGAAGGCAGCGAGAGTGTGCTGGCCGAGGCACTGAAGCTGGACGTGGCCATGGCGGTGACCACGCGGGGCTACGGCATCTACAGCGCGCCGGTGTTTGTCGCCACGGTGAAACTGGCTGCCCAGTTTCGCGCGGAGGACCTCGCCAGTTATCGCCAGGCCAGCGATGCGCCATGGCAGGGTGGCAAGGCTGAATTGCGCTTGCCGGTAGGTGATCTGCGCGGTCTGCAGGAAATTTCCGAGTTGCGCGTCAACGGTGTGCCGACGCGCTTCGAGTCGTCGGCGGATCGACTCGGTGGGTCGCCCACCGTGGTGGTGCCGATCAATCTGGATGCCTTGGGTAGCCAGCCTATCGATGTGCAGATCAGCCTGAAGCTGGCCGGTACCGAAGCCCTGCAATTGTTGCCGCTGGCGCGCAGTACCGAGGTGACGATGCGTGCGCCGTGGCGCGATCCCAGCTTTGTCGGCGCGGCGCTGCCGCTGGAACACAGCATCGACGCGAACGGTTTCAGCGCGCGCTGGCATTTGCTGGATCTCAATCGCAGTTACGGTCAACACTGGAGCGAAGCCGACAACATGAAGTCGGCATTGCAGGCGTCAACCTTCGGCGTGCAGTTGTATCAGCCGGTGGATGTCTACCAGCGCAATGTGCGTGCCGGCAAATACGGGCTGCTGTTTATCGCAATGACCTTCATGGCGTTCTTCCTGTTCGAGGTGCTCAAGCGGCTGCGTGTGCATCCGGTGCAGTACCTGCTGGTGGGCGCGGCGCTGGCAACGTTCTACGTGGTGTTGCTGGCGCTGTCCGAGCAGATCGGCTTCGGCCCGGCTTACGCACTGGCAGCGTTTTCAGTCGCGGTGCTGGTCGGTGGCTACGCGATGGCCGTGCTGCGTGCGAAACGCTCGGGATTACTGCTTGGCGGGGTGTTGGGGCTGATCTACGCCATGCTTTACGGACTTATCGCGGCGGAACAATACGCCTTGTTGATCGGCGCCCTGGTGCTGCTGGCCATGGTTGCGCTGATGATGTATCTGACCCGCCGCATCGACTGGTATGCGTACGTACCGACCTCGGCCGAGCCGACAGCCGCTATCATGGACGAATCATGA